The Lysobacter capsici genome has a segment encoding these proteins:
- a CDS encoding LEA type 2 family protein: MKAGAWVRMVGLTMMVALLASCGTGPVRRVSEPAARIQQLTVHANGSWAVEVRIENFSSIPMRFDRFDLQLKLGEDAAGQLQAQPGLSIGPESADVVKVELTPSGAAKLAIADALSGGRSLNYSLKGDIFATPDEAKQRTYTIERSSALSPAPGLPGVMR; encoded by the coding sequence ATGAAAGCAGGGGCCTGGGTGCGGATGGTCGGTCTGACGATGATGGTGGCGTTGCTGGCCAGTTGCGGCACCGGGCCGGTCCGCCGCGTCTCCGAGCCGGCCGCGCGCATTCAGCAGCTGACCGTGCACGCCAACGGCAGTTGGGCGGTGGAAGTGCGGATCGAGAACTTCAGCAGCATCCCGATGCGCTTCGACCGCTTCGACCTGCAGCTCAAGCTCGGCGAGGACGCCGCCGGCCAGTTGCAGGCCCAGCCCGGCCTGTCGATCGGCCCCGAATCGGCCGACGTGGTCAAGGTCGAGCTGACCCCGAGCGGCGCGGCCAAGCTCGCCATCGCCGACGCCCTGTCCGGCGGCCGCAGCCTGAACTACAGCCTCAAGGGCGACATCTTCGCCACCCCCGACGAAGCCAAGCAGCGCACCTACACCATCGAGCGCAGCAGCGCGCTGAGCCCGGCGCCTGGGTTGCCTGGGGTGATGAGGTAG
- a CDS encoding response regulator, with the protein MQSPPVRVLIADDHTMVRESLVQLLRGGGIDVVAQAADGLDTLRQAEATRPDVVVTDLSMPRLSGLEVIRRLYETLPDTRVLVLTMHQEDEYILQAVRAGATGYMVKDSPAAELLAAVHSVHAGKGYFGPQAARALAEQLRHPERDLGDPYGRLTAREREVFHLIAEGLTTKEIARQLSISVKTAENHRARVLEKLGVRNTVELVRYALRKRLLD; encoded by the coding sequence ATGCAGTCTCCGCCCGTACGCGTCCTGATCGCCGACGACCACACCATGGTCCGCGAAAGCCTGGTGCAGCTGCTGCGCGGCGGCGGCATCGACGTGGTCGCCCAGGCCGCCGACGGCCTGGACACGCTCAGGCAGGCCGAGGCCACGCGCCCGGACGTGGTCGTCACCGATCTGTCGATGCCGCGTCTGAGCGGGCTGGAAGTGATCCGCCGCCTGTACGAAACCCTGCCCGACACGCGCGTGCTGGTGCTGACCATGCACCAGGAGGACGAGTACATCCTGCAGGCGGTTCGGGCCGGCGCGACCGGCTACATGGTCAAGGACAGCCCGGCCGCCGAACTGCTCGCCGCGGTGCACAGCGTGCATGCCGGCAAGGGCTATTTCGGCCCGCAGGCGGCGCGCGCGCTGGCCGAGCAACTGCGTCATCCCGAACGCGACCTGGGCGATCCCTACGGCCGCCTGACCGCGCGCGAACGCGAGGTGTTCCATCTGATCGCCGAGGGCCTGACCACCAAGGAAATCGCGCGCCAGCTCAGCATCAGCGTGAAGACCGCGGAGAACCACCGGGCGCGGGTGCTGGAAAAGCTCGGGGTGCGCAATACCGTGGAACTGGTGCGGTATGCGTTGCGCAAGCGGTTGCTGGATTGA
- a CDS encoding sensor histidine kinase, which yields MNDAVELRELYQQLLERLERNEREFRRLGRAVWKVQEDERRRIARELHDGVGQNLTVLKHRLHELDAALPAQPAGLRDTVAAALALCGDTLEDTRELSRLLRPPILDDLGLEAALRWLVRSQSQASGARVDLQIEALPELDGELQTLLFRVTQEALTNAAKHAAASHVRVRLQRQGAALSLDIEDDGRGCDPALALGSGGTGLGGMRERLRLYGGRLHLRGAPGAGLRVSAQVPLDYT from the coding sequence ATGAACGACGCCGTCGAACTGCGCGAGCTGTACCAACAACTGCTCGAACGGCTGGAACGCAACGAGCGCGAGTTCCGCCGGCTCGGCCGCGCGGTGTGGAAAGTGCAGGAAGACGAACGCCGCCGGATCGCGCGCGAGCTGCACGACGGCGTCGGCCAGAACCTCACCGTGCTCAAGCATCGCCTGCACGAACTCGACGCGGCCTTGCCCGCGCAGCCGGCCGGCTTGCGCGACACCGTCGCCGCCGCGCTGGCGCTGTGCGGCGACACCCTGGAGGACACGCGCGAACTGTCGCGCCTGCTGCGGCCGCCGATCCTCGACGACCTCGGCCTGGAAGCGGCATTGCGCTGGCTGGTGCGCAGCCAGAGCCAGGCCAGCGGCGCGCGCGTCGATCTGCAGATCGAGGCCCTGCCCGAGCTGGACGGCGAACTGCAGACCCTGCTGTTCCGGGTCACCCAGGAAGCGCTGACCAATGCCGCCAAGCACGCCGCCGCGAGCCACGTGCGCGTGCGCCTGCAGCGCCAGGGCGCGGCGCTGTCGCTGGACATCGAAGACGACGGCCGCGGCTGCGACCCCGCGCTCGCGCTCGGCAGCGGCGGCACCGGCCTGGGCGGCATGCGCGAACGCCTGCGCCTGTACGGCGGCCGCCTGCACTTGCGCGGCGCGCCCGGCGCGGGCTTGCGCGTGAGTGCGCAGGTGCCGCTGGATTACACATGA
- a CDS encoding serine/threonine-protein kinase produces MSEPTATGIYTQHSLKPGAMLAGRFRIEALIGVGGMGVVYRARDTALDVDVALKLLRPELAARGDAFERFRQELLTARQVSSPRVVRIHDLIRHEQQWLIGMDLIDGEALDKRLDRDGALPIDDAIAIARQIAEGLAAAHARGVIHRDLKPANVLIDRAGDAYISDFGVARSLAGSGLTQTGAIVGTPDYLSPEQARGEPSDGRSDLYALGLILHEMLTGKMPFDGGTISEILAQRMLRTPPPVSRLRADTPVWLVRLVDRLLRSQPAHRLQSAQAVMQAIDTRHVARDWRPGKTLWIGAASAALLAALGMGAWLWRSPAPSPATPASLSAASLAATLHRIVVSPLQAPAGAVDAEQARAFTALLREALSTLPGLAVVDDERSQQAIRQLDPSGAAPPSAADLARIARADRIVSLQLSRHEGQWRMQARLHDGAAAPRIVATGDGATALRAFTALIASQRLSDLPGVQTSTATATPLPLPSSDAALQAYGAGLLARQNSDIAAAIAGFTAATAQAPDFISAWLALADANQAAGDIDAAYAALENSQRPGKGNAPMQAYVSAQRAQLDGDAEAATNYWRQRLRATPDDTYAALGLARALGAGGDPAAAIAQARTLSERDPDDPRAWFERGKFSILHGQAQQAVDDYLVRALVLYKRSGNRYGEGETVNALGIGYARLGQNDHAQAQYRQAVELRRAVGNRRGLATSLRNLGNVLVLTGQFDEAQRSLQQARELHAALDDRHGLAAVENELGLLAEERGDYPGALAAFRRALSAWQQAGDAGGTAQALNDIGFAHYQLGAYDDAEAYLQQSQAAYAKLDDETGRIRTAQNLGQLAAARGQWPLARERLQSSLRDALAKQMMEEAAVSRRNLAELELMQGHLGAALEQVAQADALFRQRSDARGQVDVGLLRTQALLRADADDQARKSLAELTAQIAAASSEQRGIAALLQAELARRANDRDGARRALTEAQRDAQASGVRLLQLQVALQAAGDGRLPAAVEAQIAALGHAGLRLQWTQARMREALARHDPTAALRIYRDIQPVLRRGDNLEAAALHTLAVSAAHAAGDKALAATAENDAATARQRLREQLPPALRAGAERAALAQTAPHASPQAEPATAPRP; encoded by the coding sequence ATGAGCGAACCGACCGCGACCGGCATCTACACCCAGCACAGCCTCAAGCCCGGCGCGATGCTGGCCGGCCGTTTCCGCATCGAAGCGCTGATCGGGGTCGGCGGCATGGGCGTGGTCTACCGCGCCCGCGACACCGCGCTCGACGTCGACGTGGCCCTGAAACTGCTGCGGCCGGAACTGGCCGCGCGCGGCGACGCGTTCGAACGTTTCCGCCAGGAACTGCTGACCGCGCGCCAGGTGTCCAGCCCGCGGGTGGTGCGCATCCACGACCTGATCCGGCACGAGCAGCAATGGCTGATCGGCATGGACCTGATCGACGGCGAGGCGCTGGACAAGCGCTTGGACCGCGACGGCGCGCTGCCGATCGACGATGCGATCGCGATCGCGCGGCAGATCGCCGAGGGCCTGGCGGCGGCGCATGCGCGCGGGGTGATCCATCGCGATCTCAAACCCGCCAACGTATTGATCGACCGCGCCGGCGACGCCTACATCAGCGATTTCGGCGTGGCCCGCTCGCTCGCCGGCAGCGGCCTGACCCAGACCGGCGCGATCGTCGGCACGCCCGATTACCTCTCGCCCGAACAGGCGCGCGGCGAACCCAGCGACGGGCGCAGCGATCTGTACGCGCTCGGCTTGATCCTGCACGAAATGCTGACCGGCAAGATGCCGTTCGACGGCGGCACGATCAGCGAGATCCTGGCCCAGCGCATGCTGCGCACACCGCCGCCGGTCAGCCGCCTGCGCGCCGATACGCCGGTGTGGCTGGTGCGACTGGTCGACCGGCTGCTGCGTTCGCAACCCGCGCATCGGCTGCAAAGCGCGCAGGCGGTGATGCAGGCGATCGATACCCGCCACGTCGCGCGCGACTGGCGGCCGGGCAAGACGTTGTGGATCGGCGCGGCCAGCGCTGCGTTGCTCGCCGCCTTGGGCATGGGTGCGTGGCTGTGGCGCTCGCCCGCGCCATCGCCGGCTACGCCCGCTTCGCTCTCCGCGGCGTCGCTGGCGGCGACGCTGCACCGGATCGTGGTATCGCCGTTGCAGGCGCCGGCCGGCGCGGTCGATGCCGAACAGGCCCGCGCCTTCACCGCCTTGCTGCGCGAAGCGCTCTCCACCCTGCCCGGCCTGGCCGTGGTCGACGACGAACGCAGCCAGCAGGCGATCCGTCAGCTCGATCCCAGCGGTGCCGCGCCGCCGAGCGCCGCCGATCTGGCCCGGATCGCGCGCGCCGATCGCATCGTCTCGCTGCAACTGAGCCGGCACGAAGGCCAGTGGCGAATGCAGGCGCGGTTGCACGACGGCGCCGCCGCGCCGCGCATCGTCGCGACCGGCGACGGCGCGACCGCGCTGCGCGCGTTCACCGCATTGATCGCCTCGCAGCGCCTGAGCGATCTGCCCGGCGTGCAGACCTCGACGGCGACGGCGACACCGCTGCCGCTGCCTTCGTCCGATGCGGCCTTGCAGGCCTATGGCGCGGGCCTGCTCGCGCGCCAGAACAGCGACATCGCCGCAGCCATCGCCGGCTTCACCGCGGCCACCGCGCAAGCGCCGGATTTCATATCGGCCTGGCTCGCCCTGGCCGATGCGAACCAGGCGGCCGGCGATATCGACGCCGCCTATGCCGCGCTCGAAAACAGCCAGCGGCCCGGCAAAGGCAATGCGCCAATGCAGGCCTACGTATCGGCGCAGCGCGCGCAACTCGACGGCGACGCCGAAGCCGCGACCAACTACTGGCGCCAGCGCCTGCGCGCGACGCCCGACGACACCTACGCCGCGCTCGGCCTGGCGCGCGCGCTCGGCGCCGGCGGCGATCCGGCCGCCGCGATCGCGCAGGCGCGTACGCTCAGCGAGCGCGATCCCGACGACCCGCGCGCCTGGTTCGAACGCGGCAAGTTCTCGATCCTGCACGGCCAGGCGCAGCAGGCGGTCGACGACTATCTGGTGCGCGCGCTGGTGCTGTACAAGCGCAGCGGCAACCGCTACGGCGAAGGCGAAACCGTCAATGCGCTCGGCATCGGCTATGCGCGCCTGGGTCAGAACGATCACGCCCAGGCGCAATACCGGCAAGCGGTGGAACTGCGCCGCGCGGTCGGCAACCGGCGCGGGCTCGCGACCAGCCTGCGCAATCTCGGCAATGTGCTGGTGTTGACCGGCCAGTTCGACGAGGCCCAACGCAGCCTGCAGCAAGCGCGCGAACTGCACGCCGCGCTCGACGATCGCCACGGTTTGGCCGCGGTCGAGAACGAACTGGGCCTGCTCGCCGAAGAACGCGGCGACTATCCCGGCGCGCTGGCCGCGTTCCGCCGCGCGCTGTCGGCCTGGCAACAGGCCGGCGATGCCGGCGGCACCGCGCAGGCGCTCAACGACATCGGCTTTGCCCATTATCAACTCGGCGCCTACGACGACGCCGAGGCCTATCTGCAGCAATCGCAGGCGGCCTACGCCAAGCTCGATGACGAAACCGGACGCATCCGCACCGCACAGAACCTCGGCCAGCTCGCCGCCGCGCGCGGGCAATGGCCGCTGGCGCGCGAACGCCTGCAATCCTCGCTGCGCGACGCGCTGGCCAAGCAGATGATGGAAGAGGCCGCGGTGAGCCGGCGCAATCTGGCCGAACTGGAACTGATGCAGGGCCATCTCGGCGCGGCCTTGGAACAGGTTGCGCAGGCCGACGCCTTGTTCCGCCAGCGCAGCGACGCGCGCGGCCAGGTCGATGTCGGCCTGCTGCGCACGCAAGCCTTGCTGCGCGCCGACGCCGACGATCAGGCGCGCAAGAGCCTGGCCGAACTGACCGCGCAGATCGCCGCCGCCTCGTCCGAGCAACGCGGCATCGCCGCGCTGCTTCAGGCCGAACTGGCGCGGCGCGCGAACGACCGCGACGGCGCGCGACGCGCCCTGACCGAAGCGCAGCGCGACGCGCAGGCCTCGGGCGTGCGTCTGCTGCAATTGCAGGTGGCGTTGCAGGCGGCCGGCGACGGCCGCTTGCCCGCGGCCGTGGAGGCGCAGATCGCCGCGCTCGGCCACGCCGGCCTGCGCCTGCAATGGACCCAGGCGCGCATGCGCGAAGCGCTGGCGCGGCACGACCCGACCGCCGCGCTGCGCATCTATCGCGACATCCAACCGGTGCTGCGCCGTGGCGACAATCTCGAAGCCGCCGCGCTGCACACGCTGGCCGTCAGCGCCGCGCATGCGGCCGGCGACAAGGCGCTCGCAGCGACGGCCGAGAACGACGCCGCGACCGCGCGACAACGCTTGCGCGAACAATTGCCGCCGGCCTTGCGCGCCGGCGCGGAGCGCGCGGCATTGGCGCAAACCGCGCCGCACGCGTCGCCGCAAGCCGAACCCGCCACGGCGCCGCGCCCATGA
- a CDS encoding GAF domain-containing protein: MPARLIAYPPEAAAISRWIPDGSRVQIGRDSDCGLRIDHPTVSRSHAELLHDENGWQLLDLGSKNGSHVDGIEISRARLDQGECWLRFGDVLCEFSVIDEVCAHDQQQRQRAQRDLSAAWTRRIEVERLGIGATVIAAAEPSPEPAAAPAPGNAAPANAEPDRRDPGAGLADDILRGVVELAGCSRGFLLLAQDGDFVVRASLMLDRDALQQRAFSGSVGAVQRCLAERRPIVVNWIADELWLARRASVLAGGLKSLVCLPLLHAGRVLGAVYADRRGAGEAISEFDLELLCAFADSAALWLLAQRAFDALAPDPAGSAQRWGRIVDAQVTTP; this comes from the coding sequence ATGCCGGCTCGCCTGATCGCATACCCGCCCGAAGCCGCCGCCATCAGCCGATGGATACCCGACGGCTCGCGCGTGCAGATAGGCCGCGACAGCGATTGCGGGCTGCGCATCGACCACCCGACCGTGTCGCGCAGCCACGCCGAATTGCTGCACGACGAAAACGGCTGGCAGTTGCTCGACCTGGGCAGCAAGAACGGCTCGCACGTCGACGGCATCGAGATCAGCCGCGCGCGGCTGGACCAGGGCGAGTGCTGGCTGCGCTTCGGCGATGTGCTGTGCGAGTTCTCGGTGATCGATGAAGTCTGCGCGCACGACCAGCAACAACGCCAGCGCGCGCAGCGCGACCTGTCGGCGGCGTGGACGCGCCGGATCGAGGTCGAACGGCTCGGCATCGGCGCGACCGTGATCGCGGCGGCCGAACCCTCGCCCGAACCCGCCGCTGCGCCGGCGCCCGGTAATGCCGCGCCCGCGAACGCCGAACCCGACCGCCGCGATCCCGGCGCCGGCCTCGCCGACGACATCCTGCGCGGCGTGGTCGAACTGGCCGGCTGCAGCCGCGGTTTCCTGCTGCTGGCGCAGGACGGCGACTTCGTCGTGCGCGCCAGCCTGATGCTCGACCGCGACGCGCTGCAGCAGCGCGCGTTCTCCGGCAGCGTCGGCGCGGTCCAGCGCTGCCTGGCCGAGCGCCGGCCGATCGTGGTCAACTGGATCGCCGACGAACTGTGGCTGGCGCGCCGCGCCTCGGTCCTCGCCGGCGGCCTCAAGAGCCTGGTCTGCCTGCCGCTGCTGCACGCCGGTCGCGTGCTCGGCGCGGTCTATGCCGATCGCCGCGGCGCCGGCGAGGCGATCAGCGAATTCGACCTGGAACTGCTGTGCGCCTTCGCCGACAGCGCCGCGCTGTGGCTGCTCGCGCAGCGCGCGTTCGACGCGCTGGCGCCGGACCCGGCCGGGTCGGCGCAACGCTGGGGCCGGATCGTCGACGCCCAGGTCACCACGCCATGA
- a CDS encoding DUF6689 family protein, protein MRHTFAQSPAPRRSAAWLAWTLTALWLFAASAQAQTLPISVSASGNHAEASITLPGLPGSPLAEVLLDFEDASGLSAYSLGISARTVSLSDADLLARLPDVDLTTLQSALPVMVTIEPPLYGGLRFNGTGRVELHTHLLPYTAGSRLRLFKAPVGGAFRDITDEIAAGSVRARGTYGGFSQFLILADLRPTGTVIANKIQRLRNRVELLPLAERAGFDDLLDDVESALAVADYAAALAATDDVRGRAQTRAGSYIANTWRATRTHRNHAGELAAGAATLRFSIAFLRDHGP, encoded by the coding sequence ATGAGACACACGTTCGCGCAATCGCCGGCCCCGCGCCGCAGCGCCGCCTGGCTCGCCTGGACACTCACCGCCCTGTGGCTGTTCGCCGCCAGCGCGCAGGCGCAGACCTTGCCGATCAGCGTCAGCGCCAGCGGCAACCACGCCGAGGCGAGCATCACCCTGCCCGGCCTGCCGGGCTCGCCCCTGGCCGAGGTGCTGCTGGACTTCGAGGACGCCAGCGGATTGAGCGCCTACAGCCTGGGGATCAGCGCGCGCACAGTGAGCCTGAGCGACGCCGACCTGCTCGCGCGCCTGCCCGACGTCGACCTGACCACCCTGCAGTCGGCGCTGCCGGTGATGGTCACGATCGAACCGCCGCTGTACGGCGGCCTGCGCTTCAACGGCACCGGCCGGGTCGAGTTGCACACCCACCTGCTGCCCTACACCGCCGGCAGCCGGCTGCGCCTGTTCAAGGCGCCGGTCGGCGGCGCGTTCCGCGACATCACCGACGAAATCGCCGCCGGCAGCGTGCGCGCGCGCGGCACCTACGGCGGGTTCTCGCAGTTCCTGATCCTGGCCGACCTGCGCCCGACCGGCACGGTCATCGCCAACAAGATCCAGCGCCTGCGCAACCGGGTCGAGCTGCTGCCGCTGGCCGAGCGCGCCGGCTTCGACGACCTGCTCGACGACGTCGAAAGCGCCCTGGCGGTGGCCGACTACGCCGCCGCCCTGGCCGCGACCGACGATGTCCGCGGCCGCGCGCAGACCCGCGCCGGCAGCTACATCGCCAACACCTGGCGCGCGACCCGCACCCACCGCAACCATGCCGGCGAGCTCGCCGCCGGCGCCGCGACCCTGCGCTTCAGCATCGCCTTCCTGCGCGACCACGGCCCGTAA
- a CDS encoding S8 family peptidase has protein sequence MQLNRRTLLKFSALAVGMMASGMSFAEARLGAALETALSTAQAAKPLEVIVSYNQNGPLRASQLQALKLLGIDTGVSMRALPIAGALATPAQIRALAQRGDVLSIHLNKPLTYYNQEARELSGVNRVQANPGDFGRTTPFTGKGVTVMINDSGIDATHADLKYGQRVVQNVQALTNLHSVVDFLPVTVLENQLNTDISSGHGTHCAGTVGGSGAQSAGLYRGVATGADLVGYGSGAVISILDAVGGFDYAISHKNSFASPIKVISNSWGSSGTFDPTDPVSLATYEAYKNGIVSVFAAGNDGPGANTHNPYAQAPWVISVGAGNKDGTLADFSSRGNPGETGSFTMPDGQSWTYVNEPTLVATGVDIVSTRALTGALPLLAIQQDASLGARLPFYTHMSGTSMATPHVAGIVALLFEAKPSLRPLEVKQILSQTANPMAGRQRFEVGSGHVDAYEAVGVANAY, from the coding sequence ATGCAACTCAACCGCCGCACCCTCCTCAAATTCTCCGCTCTGGCCGTCGGCATGATGGCCAGCGGCATGAGCTTCGCCGAAGCCCGCCTCGGCGCCGCGCTGGAAACCGCGCTGAGCACCGCGCAGGCCGCCAAGCCGCTGGAAGTGATCGTCTCCTACAACCAGAACGGCCCGCTGCGCGCGAGCCAGCTGCAGGCGCTCAAGCTGCTGGGCATCGACACCGGCGTGAGCATGCGCGCGCTGCCGATCGCCGGCGCCTTGGCCACCCCGGCGCAGATCCGCGCCCTGGCCCAGCGCGGCGACGTGCTGTCGATCCACCTCAACAAGCCGCTGACCTATTACAACCAGGAAGCGCGCGAGCTGTCCGGGGTCAACCGCGTGCAGGCCAACCCGGGCGACTTCGGCCGCACCACGCCGTTCACCGGCAAGGGCGTGACGGTGATGATCAACGACTCCGGCATCGACGCCACCCACGCCGATCTCAAGTACGGCCAGCGCGTCGTCCAGAACGTGCAGGCGCTGACCAATCTGCACTCGGTCGTCGACTTCCTGCCGGTGACGGTGCTGGAAAACCAGCTCAACACCGACATCAGCTCCGGTCACGGCACCCATTGCGCCGGCACCGTCGGCGGCAGCGGCGCGCAGTCCGCCGGGCTGTACCGCGGCGTCGCCACCGGCGCGGATCTGGTCGGTTACGGTTCGGGCGCGGTGATCTCGATCCTCGATGCGGTCGGCGGGTTCGACTACGCGATCTCGCACAAGAACAGCTTCGCCTCGCCGATCAAGGTGATCTCCAATTCCTGGGGTTCCTCGGGCACCTTCGACCCGACCGATCCGGTCAGCCTGGCGACCTACGAGGCCTACAAGAACGGCATCGTCAGCGTGTTCGCCGCCGGCAACGACGGCCCCGGCGCCAACACCCACAATCCTTATGCGCAGGCGCCGTGGGTGATCTCGGTCGGCGCCGGCAACAAGGACGGCACCCTGGCCGACTTCTCCTCGCGCGGCAATCCGGGCGAGACCGGCAGCTTCACCATGCCCGACGGCCAGAGCTGGACCTACGTCAACGAACCGACCCTGGTCGCGACCGGCGTCGACATCGTCTCGACCCGCGCCCTGACCGGCGCGCTGCCGTTGCTGGCGATCCAGCAGGACGCCTCGCTCGGCGCGCGGCTGCCGTTCTACACCCACATGAGCGGCACCTCGATGGCGACCCCGCACGTGGCCGGCATCGTCGCGCTGCTGTTCGAGGCCAAGCCCTCGCTCAGGCCGCTGGAGGTCAAGCAGATCCTGAGCCAGACCGCCAACCCGATGGCGGGCCGGCAGCGATTCGAAGTCGGCAGCGGCCACGTCGACGCCTACGAGGCGGTCGGGGTGGCGAACGCCTACTGA
- a CDS encoding DUF6491 family protein produces MKRLISLAPSLLSALLAALALAGCATGPKMDDDQRLALYRAHAGAPVDSFQYFGSINGWTPLGDSALALWTKPNQAYLLELNGRCPDLDFAQAITVSNQMGRVHQRFDKVLVLGRQSIKMPCFISRILPLDVKAIKQAQQDMRAAGTMPEDAKP; encoded by the coding sequence ATGAAACGGCTTATTTCGCTGGCTCCCTCGCTGCTTTCGGCGCTGCTCGCCGCGCTCGCGCTGGCCGGCTGCGCGACCGGCCCCAAGATGGACGACGACCAGCGGCTGGCGCTGTACCGCGCGCACGCCGGTGCGCCGGTCGACAGCTTCCAGTATTTCGGCAGCATCAACGGCTGGACGCCGCTGGGCGACAGCGCGCTCGCGCTGTGGACCAAACCCAACCAGGCCTATCTGCTCGAACTCAACGGCCGCTGCCCGGACCTGGACTTCGCCCAGGCGATCACGGTCAGCAATCAGATGGGACGCGTGCATCAACGCTTCGACAAGGTCCTGGTGCTCGGCCGGCAGTCGATCAAGATGCCGTGCTTCATCAGCCGGATCCTTCCGCTCGACGTCAAGGCGATCAAGCAGGCGCAGCAGGACATGCGCGCGGCCGGGACGATGCCGGAAGACGCGAAGCCCTGA
- a CDS encoding GNAT family N-acetyltransferase — MLSLLMFARTSCLSKPCAMEELMQIEIEQPRHHAEVFEVTRAAFGGDDEAHLVERLRADGLVRLSLVAVEDDEVVGHVLFTDLAVTVDGRALRALCLAPVSVRPDYQNSGVGSMLIREGLRQSALAGFEAVVVLGHPAYYPRFGFSAKLAEKLVAPFSGDAFMAIELVDGALQGEAGTVVYPEAFGIVEGH; from the coding sequence ATGCTGAGCTTGCTGATGTTTGCCCGTACGTCTTGTCTTTCGAAACCATGCGCCATGGAGGAGCTTATGCAGATCGAAATCGAACAACCGCGGCATCACGCCGAAGTCTTCGAGGTCACCCGCGCGGCTTTCGGCGGCGACGACGAAGCGCATCTGGTCGAGCGCCTGCGCGCGGACGGTCTGGTGCGGCTGTCGCTGGTCGCGGTCGAGGACGACGAGGTCGTCGGCCATGTGCTGTTCACCGATTTGGCGGTGACCGTCGACGGACGTGCGTTGCGGGCACTGTGCCTGGCGCCGGTGTCGGTGCGGCCGGATTACCAGAACTCCGGCGTGGGTTCGATGTTGATCCGCGAAGGCTTGCGGCAGTCGGCGCTGGCTGGTTTCGAAGCGGTGGTCGTGCTCGGGCATCCGGCCTATTACCCGCGTTTTGGTTTCAGCGCGAAGCTCGCCGAAAAACTCGTCGCGCCGTTCTCCGGCGATGCGTTCATGGCGATCGAACTGGTCGACGGCGCGCTGCAAGGCGAGGCCGGGACGGTGGTTTATCCCGAAGCGTTCGGGATCGTCGAGGGACATTGA
- a CDS encoding oxidative damage protection protein — protein sequence MSRSVFCHYEQRETEGLDFVPWPGELGKRVFAEIGKPAWAKWLAHQTMLINENRLSPLDPKHRAFLQEEMEKFLFGGGADKPAGYVPEA from the coding sequence ATGAGCCGCAGCGTTTTCTGCCACTACGAACAACGCGAGACCGAGGGCCTGGATTTCGTGCCCTGGCCCGGCGAACTGGGCAAGCGCGTATTCGCCGAGATCGGCAAGCCCGCCTGGGCCAAGTGGCTGGCGCACCAGACCATGCTGATCAACGAAAACCGGCTGTCGCCGCTGGATCCCAAGCACCGCGCCTTCCTGCAGGAAGAGATGGAAAAATTCCTGTTCGGCGGCGGCGCCGACAAGCCGGCCGGCTACGTGCCCGAAGCCTGA